One part of the Bacteroidia bacterium genome encodes these proteins:
- a CDS encoding PKD domain-containing protein, translating to MKFSTFWLLPFLLIGLVPTAKSQIGGANGSGQWSNVIPLSIVPVAAANLPDGKIVAWSAFDRFRFGGNRGKTYTIIFDPATNSSQEMLISNTQHDMFCPGTSNLPDGRVIVTGGSSSNKTSIYDPASNQWTAAAPMNIPRGYHAMVTMADGGVFTIGGSWSGNASQRGIKQAEVYKNNSWSLYNGLPGNLLYKDAVAINSHWLKDSHTWLWPAPNGKIFHAGPNNNMHWLDVNGNGSFTSAGLRGTDGFINSGTTVMYEEGKILKVGGASITSSGTTVVGSTYIIDINTNQAVVKQVQSLRHKRTRHNSVVLPTGEVLAVGGLGVNKSFSDEDSKLIPELWDPQTESWRSLAPMTVPRNYHSIALLMMDGRIFAGGGGLCNTCTVNHPDAEIFSPPYLFNADGSLASRPVISGNSDNMLTESQELITTNSAVSYFSLIRYSSVTHSTNNEQRRIKLDATALGNNRYEVQLPDHNVAIPGQYMLFAVNANGTPSVAKLVRVHSQSDCSPQSLTQAAFKSYSSNQDFGTATVQNGGKDVLLRNNAWKYMDFSYKITANTVLSFEFKSTVEGEISAIGMDNDNNWSPERAFKLYGTQADAAINTDFEDYTPNAFQTYTIPIGQYYQGDMNRIFFIMDHDGGAKNGNAYFRNVKVSEEGVCDDPVENLAYLRPASQSSTAYSGEASRAVDGFSNGLYTAGSVTHTATTANPWWRVDLEDSYQLNKIEISNRTDCCEDRLAGTKVLVGDTPSNNPADYTEVGVLTAAKTQRLTNLSAMGRYIMLYLPGNNKILSIAEVRAYGNKCTVASAVTNITTEPENCGDDQGKMTFTFNDQPGRTHLEFSLDGGNTYKAQVADNSGSISYTLAPGTYDVFVRWGDNSCPSSLGQKTVEAAPAPIVTNILTEEVNCATGKGKITFEFDDVASRTGIEFSLDGGNTYKAQVNDNSGSVTYEVDAGTYPLFVRWGNNQCPVELGSKTILEDCNNPPPNGECFVLNNADEVSIEAEDFSRANPGTGNAASTSWTEIAETNASAGKAIQAGPNQGLWTGLNLNGPSVEYDIDFTKTGLYFVYVRSQGPTANDDSYHIGLNGGGLSNISAYGMGGSGPWAWQNLANDDEQMQLNIQSAGKHTLNIWVREDGVQIDKIVIKKANGAPSGKGPNASPKSPCGGTANQAPLASFTASPSSGTAPLQVNVDASTSTDPDGSISSYAWDFGDGTQASGQTTSHTYTSVGTYTLRLTVTDDQGLSNSSSRTIRATPPANGPLCFEEKNGSVVIEAENFSSTTAGSGNASSNNWQKFTDINASNSEGVRAVPNNGTWTGLNLNGPRLDYKVRFQTAGTYRVYIRTQGPTNQDDSYHIGLNGSSVSTTNGYGMGWTGSWGWADFANEDNFVEILVPSTGEHTFNIWMREDGVEIDKIVMKIQPGVPSGQGPAASSQVECTTSNGFASNNKSFSIKESGGNGEINWGNFFEEFKDTYVLERSIDGVSYEALESDEIIVDQLLNSHTDPQIRQFGVNAVFYRLRIKDQDGVTRETRRGVLKVGSDELLFNFTVYPNPATDKLNLEFDNASGQALKLTMMNSLGQSIYTNQIDADQTDGMIRMDVSEYAQGIYFIRLSDKDKNKIVRVLIE from the coding sequence ATGAAATTTTCTACTTTTTGGCTCTTGCCATTTCTTTTAATTGGACTAGTTCCTACTGCTAAATCGCAGATAGGAGGCGCTAATGGGAGTGGCCAATGGAGTAATGTCATTCCCCTCTCTATTGTACCGGTAGCAGCTGCAAACCTGCCCGATGGAAAGATTGTTGCCTGGTCCGCCTTTGATAGATTTCGCTTTGGAGGCAATCGCGGGAAAACCTATACGATCATATTTGACCCTGCTACCAATTCCTCCCAGGAAATGCTGATCTCAAATACACAGCATGATATGTTTTGTCCGGGCACAAGTAATTTGCCAGACGGAAGAGTGATCGTAACCGGAGGAAGCTCCAGCAACAAAACAAGTATTTACGACCCTGCAAGTAATCAATGGACTGCAGCTGCCCCCATGAATATTCCCAGAGGTTATCATGCGATGGTAACAATGGCAGATGGAGGCGTTTTCACTATCGGAGGTTCCTGGAGTGGAAATGCGAGCCAAAGGGGCATTAAGCAAGCAGAAGTATACAAGAATAATTCATGGAGCCTCTATAATGGCCTACCCGGAAATCTCCTCTACAAAGATGCAGTTGCCATCAATTCCCATTGGCTGAAGGATAGCCATACCTGGTTATGGCCGGCTCCAAACGGTAAAATATTCCATGCCGGTCCCAATAATAATATGCATTGGCTGGATGTAAATGGTAATGGCAGTTTTACTTCTGCAGGACTAAGAGGGACAGATGGTTTTATCAATAGTGGTACTACCGTCATGTATGAAGAAGGAAAGATCCTGAAAGTCGGAGGAGCTTCAATCACCAGTAGTGGAACAACCGTAGTCGGAAGTACTTACATCATTGATATAAATACCAATCAGGCAGTAGTAAAGCAAGTCCAAAGCTTGCGACACAAAAGAACCAGGCACAATTCAGTAGTCTTACCTACGGGAGAAGTATTAGCTGTAGGTGGCTTAGGAGTAAACAAATCATTCAGTGATGAGGATTCTAAATTGATACCTGAACTTTGGGATCCACAAACAGAAAGCTGGAGAAGCCTTGCTCCTATGACAGTTCCCAGGAACTATCACAGCATTGCCCTACTCATGATGGATGGACGGATCTTCGCCGGTGGAGGTGGACTCTGTAACACTTGTACCGTCAATCATCCGGATGCAGAAATCTTTAGTCCTCCATATTTGTTTAATGCAGATGGCAGCCTGGCTAGCAGACCTGTTATTTCTGGAAATAGCGATAATATGCTCACGGAGAGCCAGGAGCTTATCACCACAAATTCTGCGGTATCTTATTTCAGCCTCATTCGCTACAGTTCGGTAACCCACAGTACAAATAACGAACAAAGAAGAATCAAGCTTGATGCAACCGCTCTGGGCAACAATCGATACGAAGTTCAATTACCAGATCATAACGTAGCTATCCCCGGGCAATACATGCTCTTTGCAGTCAATGCAAACGGAACGCCTAGCGTTGCCAAACTTGTTCGGGTTCATTCTCAATCCGATTGTAGCCCTCAAAGCCTTACTCAAGCTGCTTTCAAAAGCTATAGTAGCAATCAGGATTTCGGGACTGCAACTGTACAAAATGGAGGCAAGGATGTCCTATTGAGAAATAATGCCTGGAAATACATGGATTTCTCCTATAAGATCACCGCAAATACCGTCCTTTCTTTTGAATTCAAAAGTACGGTAGAAGGAGAAATCTCAGCTATAGGTATGGATAATGACAATAACTGGTCGCCGGAAAGGGCTTTTAAATTATATGGTACACAGGCAGATGCAGCCATCAATACTGATTTTGAAGACTATACTCCCAATGCCTTTCAAACTTATACGATTCCTATTGGCCAGTACTACCAGGGAGATATGAACCGGATATTCTTTATTATGGATCATGATGGAGGAGCTAAAAATGGGAATGCTTACTTCAGGAATGTAAAAGTATCAGAAGAAGGTGTATGCGATGATCCAGTGGAAAACCTGGCGTATCTCCGTCCTGCAAGTCAATCTTCAACAGCTTATAGTGGAGAGGCTTCACGGGCCGTCGATGGTTTTTCTAATGGTCTCTATACAGCAGGATCTGTCACCCATACAGCAACTACAGCCAATCCCTGGTGGAGGGTTGATTTGGAGGACAGTTATCAACTCAACAAAATAGAGATTTCTAATCGTACAGATTGTTGTGAGGATAGGTTGGCAGGCACAAAAGTATTAGTTGGAGATACTCCCAGTAATAATCCGGCAGATTATACGGAGGTAGGAGTTCTGACAGCAGCGAAAACCCAAAGATTGACAAATCTGTCAGCTATGGGTCGATATATAATGTTGTACCTGCCAGGAAATAATAAAATACTTTCTATTGCTGAAGTAAGGGCTTATGGAAATAAATGTACAGTAGCTTCTGCAGTAACAAATATCACAACGGAGCCAGAAAATTGTGGGGATGATCAGGGAAAAATGACTTTTACTTTCAATGATCAGCCCGGACGGACTCATCTTGAATTCAGTCTGGATGGAGGGAACACCTACAAAGCTCAGGTAGCTGATAATAGTGGTAGTATTAGTTATACCCTTGCTCCCGGAACTTATGATGTATTCGTACGTTGGGGAGACAATAGCTGCCCAAGCAGCCTGGGACAAAAAACAGTAGAAGCCGCACCCGCACCAATAGTGACGAATATTCTGACTGAAGAAGTAAACTGTGCTACAGGCAAAGGTAAAATTACTTTCGAATTTGATGACGTAGCTTCACGAACAGGGATAGAATTTAGCCTGGATGGAGGAAATACTTATAAGGCGCAGGTAAATGACAACAGCGGCTCAGTCACTTATGAAGTTGATGCTGGCACCTATCCCCTATTTGTAAGATGGGGTAATAATCAATGTCCCGTAGAGCTGGGGAGCAAAACGATCCTTGAAGATTGTAATAATCCTCCTCCCAATGGAGAATGTTTCGTGCTAAATAATGCTGATGAGGTTTCAATAGAAGCCGAGGACTTTAGCCGTGCAAATCCCGGAACAGGAAATGCTGCTTCTACCAGCTGGACAGAAATTGCGGAGACAAATGCATCTGCAGGGAAAGCTATTCAGGCAGGGCCAAATCAAGGACTTTGGACAGGACTCAATCTCAATGGACCAAGTGTTGAATACGACATTGATTTTACAAAAACAGGTCTTTATTTTGTCTACGTTCGTTCTCAAGGGCCAACTGCCAATGATGATTCTTACCACATTGGATTGAATGGTGGTGGTTTATCCAACATAAGTGCCTACGGAATGGGAGGCTCAGGTCCCTGGGCCTGGCAAAACCTCGCCAATGATGATGAGCAAATGCAGCTTAACATCCAATCTGCCGGAAAACATACCCTGAATATCTGGGTGAGAGAAGATGGGGTGCAAATTGATAAAATTGTTATTAAAAAAGCCAATGGAGCTCCTTCCGGCAAGGGGCCAAATGCCAGTCCAAAAAGTCCTTGTGGAGGAACTGCAAATCAGGCACCTTTGGCGAGTTTTACTGCTAGCCCGAGTTCTGGAACAGCTCCTCTGCAAGTGAATGTAGATGCAAGCACTTCTACTGATCCAGATGGCAGTATTTCAAGCTATGCCTGGGACTTTGGAGATGGCACTCAGGCTTCCGGTCAAACAACTAGTCATACTTATACTTCAGTTGGCACCTATACCCTACGCCTGACAGTAACCGACGATCAGGGACTCAGTAATTCAAGTAGCCGAACCATCAGAGCTACCCCGCCTGCAAATGGTCCGCTGTGTTTCGAAGAGAAAAATGGATCTGTGGTAATCGAAGCAGAGAATTTTAGCTCTACCACTGCAGGATCAGGAAATGCCTCTTCCAATAACTGGCAGAAATTTACCGATATCAATGCCTCTAACAGCGAAGGAGTAAGAGCTGTACCCAATAATGGAACCTGGACAGGCCTTAACCTCAATGGTCCAAGACTGGATTACAAAGTGCGCTTTCAAACAGCCGGCACCTATCGGGTATACATCCGAACTCAGGGCCCGACAAATCAGGATGATTCTTATCACATTGGCTTGAATGGTTCTTCTGTTTCTACCACAAACGGATACGGCATGGGATGGACCGGAAGTTGGGGATGGGCGGACTTTGCCAATGAGGACAATTTCGTAGAAATCCTTGTTCCAAGTACAGGAGAACATACCTTCAATATCTGGATGCGGGAAGATGGAGTGGAAATTGATAAAATCGTCATGAAAATCCAGCCAGGTGTTCCTTCTGGACAAGGACCTGCAGCAAGTAGCCAGGTGGAGTGCACGACTAGCAATGGCTTCGCAAGCAACAATAAGAGTTTTTCTATAAAAGAGAGTGGAGGAAATGGCGAGATCAATTGGGGTAACTTCTTTGAAGAGTTCAAAGACACTTATGTCCTGGAAAGATCAATCGATGGGGTTAGCTATGAGGCATTGGAAAGTGATGAGATCATCGTAGATCAATTGCTAAACAGTCATACAGATCCTCAGATTAGACAATTTGGTGTTAATGCAGTCTTCTATCGACTCCGAATTAAAGATCAAGATGGAGTAACAAGAGAAACTCGAAGAGGAGTCTTGAAAGTTGGAAGCGATGAATTACTCTTCAATTTCACCGTCTATCCAAATCCAGCCACAGACAAATTGAATCTGGAATTTGACAATGCTTCCGGACAGGCACTCAAGCTGACGATGATGAATAGTTTGGGACAAAGCATTTATACAAATCAGATAGATGCTGATCAGACCGATGGAATGATCAGAATGGATGTCTCTGAATATGCGCAGGGAATCTACTTCATCAGACTTTCAGACAAGGACAAAAATAAAATTGTCCGGGTGCTGATCGAATAA
- a CDS encoding PKD domain-containing protein produces the protein MSKASAQIGGPNGSGQWSGIIQMPIVPVAAANLPDGKVLTWSAYDRFAFGGNRGKTYTAIFDPATNTSQELLVSNTQHDMFCPGTSTLPDGKIIVTGGSSSNKTSIYDPFTQQWVSGAAMVKPRGYHSMVTLSNGSVFTIGGSWSGGAGNKHGEIYENGSWRLLNGVPVNVILDGATDPAGVVKNDNFPWLWPAPNGKIFHAGPSEKMHWIDAKGNGSYSNAGARGDDAFAYAGTTVMYDAGKILKTGGAASYGDGRAASGTTYIIDITGNQAQVEKVQNLAYPRNKHNTVVLPNGEILAIGGLGVAREFSDQQSRLIPEIFNPSTKSWRSLAPMQVPRNYHSIALLLPDGRVMAGGGGLCGGCTVNHPDVEIFSPPYLFNANGTLASRPTITNNPSQFANSNTEIVTTNSAVSSFSLIRYNVATHSTNNDQRRVGISSTALGNNRYELNIPDVNTLPPGYYMLFAMNANGTPSVAKVIQVFNAPAPPVNPGGSGLTANYFNNKDFTAPVFNRVDQVINFNWGTGSPASSMGADTYSVRWEGSVVAPYTGTFNFFTETDDGVRLWVNGQLIIDKWIPQGPTEWSGSINLVAGQQTSIKMEYYEEGGGAVARLRWAGPNTTKQIIPKDYLLPRGSVYTPQKPSANFTATPTSGVQPLAVAFDASTSSDPDGSIASYAWDFGDGNTATGVTVSHTYTQTGSFISQLIVTDQGGNKDTATQNIEVGTPPLNPGGSGLTANYFNTMNFTAPALSRVDPIINFNWGTASPDPSMDANTFSVRWEGGIVAPYTGSYTFFTETDDGVRLWVNGQIIIDKWVNQGSTEHSASINLNEGEQVSIKMEYFENGGAAVALLRWSGPFINKQIIAKDYLFPDGSLYTPQTPVASLTANPTSGTAPLVVSFDASASADPDGTIASYAWDFGDGTTASGATASHTFTQAGTFTVNLTVTDQGGNTDDESINIVVSEAPIPPNASFTATPTNGEAPLPVAFDASASTDNTGIQSYSWDFGDGNTGTGVSTSHTYALAGTYTATLTVTDQGGLTDNASVNIVVTEVVDPPSGDECFVVSGSQEVWIEAENFHAQVAGSGNAAASNWVVFNDPAVSRAKALRAEPNSGVYTGLDVNGPRVDYHVYFSQPGSYTVYVRGQGLSGSDDSFHAGLNGSPLTNTAGWGMIVPTAWTWTNEANDAQAIVLNIPSAGKYTLNLWMREDGVAMDKIHILPSGGAAPAGAGASESSTADCDNVSPVNSAPTASFSASPTSGTAPLAVNFDASASTDDNGITSYSWDFGDGSLGNGVNTSHSYTNPGQYVAALTVSDQEGLTNSTTQNILVQSANNGNCFAELNGQVVIEAEDFSRVNPGSGNAAGTSWAVIGESDASGASAVEAGPNTGLWTGLNLNGPRLDYDIEFSETGIYFVYIRSKGPTGNDDSYHIGLNGSGISNLSAFGMGGSGPWAWQSIANDDEVMQLNIQSVGKQTFNIWVREDGVQIDKIVIKKVSGNPLGQGPAASQQSPCGGNANQAPVASFTATPSTGAAPLQVNADATTSTDPDGSISSYAWDFGDGSQASGQTASHTYTSVGTYTLRLTVTDNEGLTNSSTRTINATPPANGPLCFEEKNGSVVIEAENFSSTSPGSGNASSNSWQKFTDINASNSEGVKAIPNNGTWTGLNINGPRLDYKILFQTAGTYRVYIRTQGPSNQDDSYHIGLNGSAVSTTSGYGMGWTGNWGWADFANDDNFVEVVVPNTGEHTFNIWMREDGVEIDKIVLKIQPGTPSGQGPVASGQLACASSNGFASNNKSFSMKESGGNGQINWGNFFEEFKDNYILERSIDGVTYESLESDEIIVDQLQNSHTDPQIRQFGVGAVFYRLRIRDHRGITRETRRGVLKVGSEELLFNFKLYPNPATDKLNLEFDNTSGKALNLTVMNSLGQSIYTDQIEGDQTDGMIKLDVSDYAQGIYFVRLSDNDKSQIVRVLVE, from the coding sequence ATGTCAAAGGCCTCTGCGCAAATTGGAGGTCCCAATGGAAGTGGACAGTGGAGTGGTATCATACAGATGCCCATTGTCCCAGTTGCTGCAGCCAACTTACCAGATGGAAAAGTATTGACCTGGTCAGCCTACGACCGTTTTGCCTTTGGTGGTAATCGAGGAAAAACATATACAGCCATATTTGATCCGGCAACAAATACTTCTCAAGAGTTGCTGGTTTCCAATACTCAACATGATATGTTTTGTCCGGGAACTAGTACCCTTCCTGATGGCAAGATTATCGTAACCGGTGGTAGTTCCAGCAATAAAACCAGTATTTACGATCCCTTTACCCAGCAATGGGTATCCGGAGCGGCCATGGTAAAACCCAGAGGTTATCACTCTATGGTTACTTTGAGTAATGGAAGCGTCTTTACGATTGGTGGATCATGGAGTGGAGGTGCGGGAAATAAGCATGGGGAAATTTATGAAAATGGTTCCTGGAGATTGCTTAATGGAGTACCTGTAAATGTGATTCTGGATGGAGCTACAGATCCTGCCGGCGTAGTAAAAAACGACAATTTCCCCTGGCTATGGCCTGCTCCGAATGGAAAAATCTTCCATGCAGGTCCTAGTGAAAAGATGCACTGGATAGATGCAAAAGGAAATGGTTCTTATAGCAATGCTGGAGCTCGTGGAGATGATGCATTCGCCTATGCAGGTACAACGGTCATGTATGACGCTGGAAAAATCCTAAAAACAGGAGGTGCAGCCAGTTATGGAGATGGAAGAGCTGCCTCGGGAACTACCTATATCATTGATATTACAGGCAATCAAGCTCAGGTTGAGAAAGTTCAAAACCTTGCTTATCCCAGAAATAAGCATAATACAGTTGTATTGCCGAATGGTGAGATATTAGCAATTGGAGGTTTGGGCGTAGCCAGAGAGTTTTCTGATCAACAGTCGCGTCTGATTCCAGAGATTTTCAATCCTTCGACCAAGAGTTGGAGAAGCCTTGCTCCTATGCAGGTTCCCAGAAATTACCATAGTATAGCCTTATTGCTTCCTGACGGTCGTGTCATGGCCGGTGGAGGTGGACTTTGCGGAGGATGCACCGTTAATCACCCGGATGTAGAGATTTTCAGCCCTCCCTATTTGTTCAACGCAAATGGAACTCTAGCTAGCCGTCCGACAATCACCAATAATCCTTCTCAATTTGCCAATAGCAATACAGAGATCGTAACGACCAATTCTGCGGTGAGCTCTTTCTCATTGATCAGATATAATGTTGCTACTCATAGTACCAACAATGATCAAAGAAGAGTAGGTATTTCCTCTACTGCTTTAGGGAATAACCGTTATGAGTTAAATATTCCAGATGTGAATACCCTCCCTCCCGGCTATTATATGCTCTTTGCTATGAATGCAAATGGTACACCGAGTGTAGCAAAGGTTATTCAGGTATTCAATGCTCCTGCCCCACCGGTCAATCCGGGAGGCAGTGGACTGACAGCTAATTATTTCAACAATAAAGACTTCACCGCTCCTGTTTTCAATCGGGTAGATCAGGTGATCAACTTCAATTGGGGGACGGGTTCTCCGGCTTCTTCTATGGGTGCCGACACCTATTCTGTAAGATGGGAAGGAAGTGTAGTAGCTCCCTATACAGGCACTTTCAATTTCTTTACAGAAACAGATGATGGAGTCAGACTTTGGGTAAATGGACAACTTATTATTGATAAATGGATTCCACAGGGGCCTACAGAGTGGTCAGGAAGTATAAATCTTGTTGCCGGTCAACAGACCAGCATAAAAATGGAATACTATGAAGAAGGAGGTGGGGCTGTAGCAAGACTCCGCTGGGCGGGTCCAAATACGACTAAGCAAATCATTCCTAAAGATTATTTGCTACCTAGAGGTAGCGTATATACTCCTCAAAAGCCTTCTGCAAATTTCACAGCAACTCCTACCTCAGGAGTACAGCCCTTAGCTGTAGCTTTTGATGCCAGCACATCTTCTGACCCGGATGGATCAATCGCATCCTATGCATGGGATTTTGGAGATGGTAATACAGCAACAGGAGTAACTGTTTCTCATACCTATACACAAACAGGAAGCTTTATTTCACAACTCATTGTTACAGATCAGGGCGGGAATAAAGACACTGCTACTCAAAATATAGAAGTAGGCACTCCACCCTTAAATCCCGGAGGAAGCGGCCTGACGGCCAACTACTTTAATACAATGAATTTTACCGCTCCTGCTCTAAGCAGAGTCGATCCGATAATCAATTTCAATTGGGGAACGGCTTCTCCTGATCCGTCTATGGACGCCAACACCTTCTCAGTAAGATGGGAAGGGGGAATTGTAGCGCCTTACACGGGTAGCTATACCTTCTTTACTGAAACAGATGATGGAGTTCGCTTATGGGTAAATGGACAAATCATAATAGACAAATGGGTCAATCAGGGAAGTACTGAGCATTCTGCTTCTATCAATCTGAATGAAGGAGAGCAAGTAAGTATCAAAATGGAATACTTTGAAAATGGAGGCGCTGCTGTAGCTCTTCTCCGTTGGTCAGGTCCTTTTATCAATAAACAAATCATAGCTAAAGACTATTTGTTCCCTGATGGTTCCTTATATACTCCCCAAACTCCTGTAGCGAGTTTAACAGCAAATCCTACAAGTGGAACAGCTCCTTTGGTGGTCAGTTTTGATGCTTCTGCCTCTGCTGATCCTGATGGCACAATTGCATCCTATGCATGGGATTTCGGAGATGGAACAACAGCAAGCGGGGCTACGGCTTCTCATACCTTCACCCAGGCAGGTACTTTTACTGTTAATTTGACGGTTACTGATCAGGGGGGAAATACGGATGATGAAAGCATTAACATAGTCGTAAGTGAGGCGCCTATTCCTCCCAATGCTTCTTTCACGGCAACTCCAACTAATGGAGAAGCCCCTTTGCCTGTAGCTTTTGATGCAAGTGCATCTACAGATAATACCGGAATCCAAAGTTATAGCTGGGATTTCGGAGATGGAAATACCGGGACAGGAGTTTCAACTTCCCATACCTATGCCTTAGCCGGCACCTATACAGCTACTTTGACAGTTACAGATCAAGGCGGTTTAACTGATAATGCCAGTGTAAATATCGTAGTAACTGAAGTGGTTGATCCACCAAGTGGGGATGAATGTTTTGTCGTCAGTGGAAGCCAGGAAGTATGGATAGAAGCTGAAAACTTCCATGCACAAGTAGCTGGTAGTGGGAATGCTGCCGCCAGCAATTGGGTTGTTTTTAATGATCCGGCCGTTTCCAGGGCTAAAGCGCTTAGAGCTGAGCCTAATAGTGGAGTTTATACCGGCCTCGATGTCAACGGACCCAGGGTCGATTATCATGTCTATTTCTCTCAGCCTGGTTCCTATACCGTATATGTGCGCGGACAGGGACTTAGTGGAAGTGATGATAGCTTCCATGCCGGACTAAATGGAAGTCCGCTAACCAATACAGCTGGATGGGGAATGATTGTCCCGACTGCCTGGACCTGGACAAATGAAGCCAATGATGCGCAGGCGATAGTGTTGAATATCCCTTCTGCAGGAAAATATACCCTCAATCTTTGGATGAGGGAAGATGGAGTGGCTATGGATAAAATTCATATTCTGCCTTCAGGTGGAGCTGCTCCGGCCGGTGCAGGTGCTTCGGAAAGTAGCACAGCTGATTGCGATAATGTAAGTCCTGTCAACTCCGCTCCGACCGCCAGCTTTAGTGCAAGCCCAACTTCTGGCACAGCTCCATTAGCCGTTAACTTTGATGCTTCAGCATCGACGGATGATAATGGCATCACTTCTTACAGTTGGGATTTTGGAGATGGGAGTCTCGGCAATGGAGTAAATACCAGCCACAGCTATACCAATCCCGGCCAATATGTAGCCGCTTTGACTGTTTCTGATCAGGAAGGGCTGACTAATAGCACTACCCAAAATATTCTTGTACAAAGCGCGAATAATGGAAATTGTTTTGCGGAGCTAAATGGACAGGTAGTAATTGAAGCCGAAGACTTCAGCAGAGTTAATCCCGGAAGTGGCAATGCTGCTGGAACCAGCTGGGCTGTTATAGGTGAGAGTGATGCTTCTGGTGCATCTGCAGTTGAAGCAGGACCTAATACTGGACTCTGGACAGGCCTTAACTTAAATGGTCCCAGATTGGACTATGACATTGAGTTCTCAGAAACCGGGATTTATTTCGTCTACATACGCTCTAAAGGACCCACAGGAAATGATGATTCCTACCATATCGGACTCAATGGAAGTGGCATTAGTAATCTCAGTGCTTTTGGCATGGGAGGTTCCGGCCCCTGGGCATGGCAAAGCATCGCCAATGATGATGAAGTCATGCAGCTTAACATCCAATCCGTTGGTAAGCAAACGTTCAATATCTGGGTAAGAGAAGATGGGGTTCAAATCGATAAAATAGTCATCAAGAAAGTCAGTGGCAATCCATTGGGTCAGGGACCAGCAGCTAGTCAGCAAAGTCCTTGTGGAGGCAATGCAAACCAGGCTCCTGTAGCCAGCTTCACAGCTACTCCAAGTACAGGAGCAGCTCCTTTGCAAGTCAATGCAGATGCAACAACTTCAACTGATCCAGATGGTAGCATTTCCAGCTATGCCTGGGACTTTGGAGATGGTAGTCAGGCTTCTGGTCAAACAGCCAGTCATACTTATACTTCCGTGGGAACTTATACACTCCGTTTGACAGTAACTGACAATGAAGGCCTGACCAATTCAAGTACACGTACCATCAATGCGACACCTCCCGCAAATGGGCCTCTTTGTTTTGAAGAGAAAAATGGCTCAGTAGTTATTGAAGCGGAGAACTTCAGTTCTACCAGTCCCGGATCTGGCAATGCCTCTTCCAATAGCTGGCAGAAGTTTACTGATATCAATGCTTCTAATAGCGAAGGCGTTAAAGCTATACCCAATAATGGGACCTGGACAGGCCTGAATATCAATGGGCCCAGATTGGACTACAAAATCCTCTTCCAAACTGCAGGTACCTATAGAGTATATATTCGTACACAAGGGCCCAGCAATCAGGACGACTCCTACCACATTGGATTAAATGGATCGGCTGTTTCAACGACTTCGGGATACGGCATGGGCTGGACTGGAAATTGGGGATGGGCAGATTTTGCGAATGATGACAACTTTGTTGAAGTAGTGGTTCCTAATACCGGGGAGCACACCTTCAATATCTGGATGCGAGAAGATGGAGTTGAGATTGATAAAATCGTGCTGAAAATTCAGCCGGGAACTCCCTCTGGACAGGGCCCTGTAGCCAGTGGCCAGCTAGCATGTGCCAGTAGCAATGGTTTCGCCAGCAATAATAAGAGCTTCTCCATGAAGGAAAGTGGTGGAAATGGCCAGATCAACTGGGGCAATTTCTTTGAAGAATTTAAAGACAATTATATACTCGAAAGATCCATTGATGGAGTTACGTATGAATCTCTGGAAAGCGACGAAATCATTGTGGATCAATTGCAAAACAGCCATACAGATCCTCAGATCAGACAATTTGGAGTGGGTGCAGTATTCTACAGACTCAGAATTAGAGATCATAGAGGGATAACCCGTGAAACCAGAAGAGGGGTATTGAAAGTCGGAAGCGAAGAATTACTCTTCAATTTCAAGCTTTATCCAAACCCCGCAACTGATAAGTTGAATCTGGAATTTGACAATACTTCTGGAAAAGCACTCAACTTAACTGTGATGAACAGTTTGGGACAAAGTATTTATACGGATCAGATTGAAGGGGATCAAACCGATGGCATGATCAAACTCGATGTATCTGACTATGCACAAGGGATCTACTTTGTGAGACTCTCTGATAATGATAAGAGTCAGATCGTACGGGTACTGGTCGAATAA